cattcagctctgctttcctctcttctcccccaGCTCGCCCCATCCagagcctcctccagccccgagAGCTCGTCCAGCCAAACTCCATTAATCTCCGCGGCACGGAGTCATTAGGGGCGGATAAAGCTACTTACCCCGATTCCTTCCTGCTCGTCTCGATCGCAGCCAAGCATTTTACCTTGGCGCCGGCTGCCTCCCGCCATCAACAAGCCAAGGTGTAATGTTACTGCCTGTTTGCTCTCGCCTCTCGGTGTTTCTCCAGCCCCTTTTAAACGTGGCAATGAATCCAGCTGGGGACGAGGACTGGGCACTGGGGGCTCACCGGGCTGCAAAGGATGGGGTCGAGCAGTGAGCCGTGCCCGTGGGCTCTGCCATGAAGATAATGCAGGGCAGCAAAGCCCACGTCCGTGCCCAGCACCAACAGGAGCCCTGTGGACCAGAGGagcagcaattatttttttaaatgggctGCAATATCAGTCCTGCACGGGATTAGAAAGCTGGGGGTCTGGGAAGCAAGTgcactggttaaaaaaaaaaaaaaaaaaaagaggaggaaaaagaatattcCCAGGTATTTTGCAGTGTTTCCCATGGGGAAGGTGAGCCCCGTGTGTCTCGTGATGGATTCGGACCCAATCCTTACATCACACTGAGAAATAACAACGCTGTGATGCCAGCACGTTGGCAGGGATGTCCCAGGGATGGAATACCCAAAAAACTCAAAACACAGCCCGCAGGGGATGGGAACAAACCCGAGCGTCACTCAGAGAGCAGGACCGACCTGTGGCTCTGCCAGCACCTCTCTCGCCAAGccactgtatttattttccctcctgctccagcccctcacTTCCTTGCCTGCGTTGGGGCCGTTTATTTATTCAGCCTCCCCTAATAGGCCGCTTTGGCTGTTTCGGTGGTGCGGGAGATGCTGCCCCAACTCAGACAAAAAAGTCCCTCTGCTCTGTCAGGACTATCAGCAAACACCAGCCCCGGAGGCTGGCCAggaattttaattgaaatagcCGGTCCCGAGCCCAGATAAGGCCCAGCATCACCCCGCGGCCGGTGGggctgcccagcacctccccactgcccccctccccaaaatggGGCTGCTCTTTTGGGGGACCCTGACCCCACTCTGTAACCCACTGAGGGGCTGCCAGCCCACTGCCCGCTACCAGAACAGCACCGGGACATACTGGGAGGGCACTGGGGCCGCGCAGGGGCAGCCAGATGGGGTGGGGGCTCTCAGCATCCCCCTGCCCGCCCTGCAGGAGCTAGGTGGTCTGCGCCCCGCCGCCTTATCAGCCCTTATCTCCCCAAGCCGCTCGCTAATGTGACCTTAATGGAGCTCAGATCGGCTCGATTTGTTTTATTGCAGCTTAGCCCAAATCCCCCCCCTTAACCCCCCCCTTCCTTAACCACCCCCCCGGCCTCGCATCCCCttgttttggaaatacagaGGTGAAGGGGTctggctccttcctccccacccagcCGTCGGGGGGCTCGGCTGGGTGaaagggggctgcggggggggggggggggggggcagaacaTCCCGCCCCCCCCGAGGGGCAGCGACCCGccctcccctgtcccccccGCACCCAACcagccccgggaccccccccccccccccttctctcccTACCTGGTGCTGCCACAACGGGAGGGCAAAAGCCGGGGAGAGGGTCCCGGAGCGCACAGCCCCTTTGCGGGCAccctgctgtgcccccccccaccccccccggccccctccaCCCCTCACACATCACCCCCCCGTCGGAAGGATGCTGCCCACCCCCTTCTCCGTTAAGGACATCCTGGACCTGGAGCGGCGGAGCgcccccggagcccccggggccggggctgggagcagccccgaCGGGGGGGACgcgcccccccgcccgcccccgccgccaccgggTGAGTGGGAGccgcggggacccccccggagcccccctttgtccctccccccagccccccggggccAAAAACCGAGGAGCCGGATTTTCCCGGTGCTGGGGGTGAGAGATACCGGGTTTcctacttccccccccccggtcttttttttttttttcacctccctttccctccccttctccccccacccctttttcctcccttttcttttctccctttttcccctttttcctttccttttcccatccGTTgtccccctttttattttatttttttttaaatttcgGGGCTCTTGCACCGGCTGCacgggagggggcgggggggggacgaAACGGACCCGGCTCattccccttcccctggggggggggggggggcgggggttgCAGACCCCCCGTTTCCCACCTCTCCCAAGCCATAGCAGAGCTCGGGAAGGTCCCGGtgtcgcccccccccccaccttgtCCCCCCCCGGTCCCCTGGAGCCCCCCGGAGCCCAGCCGGGTCGGTGGcgctgggcctgatcctgcccaaGGGCACAAGTGGGGGCGCTTTGGGGGGGGCGCAAAGCCCCGTTTCGATGCTCCCTAAATTGTCCCCGCGAAGCCGTCCCAAGGCGTCGCCGTTCTCGGGCTGCGTGGAGCTGGCTGCAGGTACCggggggggctggcgggggggggggggggggggggcggtggggccGAGGGCATCCTCGGGGccccccccggttccccccaCCTAAATCGGGCGAATTTTCCCTTGCTCGCCTTTCCCTAACGCACGGCGgctgcagagagggaaaaaaaaaaaaaaagccaacgGGAAAACCAGTAAGACCAGAGCTGGAGcgctgggaggcactgggatgTGGAgccggggagctggggagggcgAGAGcatcctgggggggggggggggggggggcggatgggagccccgcagcaccccattgccccgcagcccccctaCATCCCCTGAGCCCCTGCTGCAGTTTCCAGGGGACCCGAGCACATCCCGCCAGCAGCGGAGCGATGCACAAGACCCCcagaaaaaacattaataaaaaaaaaatattttaaaaaaagcgGATAATAACATAATAATATTATCAATAACTTTGCATCGTCTTGTGGAGCTAACaggttttccttcttcattccCATCCTCTTCGTTTTACCCCTTCGGCTTAAATTCAGGGCACTGCGAGTTGTGGGTGCTGGGTGAAAATCCTGCCTGGGGTCACCTCCATCCCTTTGGGGCAGGATGTGGGGAAGGGAtttgggttttggggtgctcaAACCTGCAGCACATCTCGCATCCCTGTGCCCCTCCAGGACGGGGCTGCCACGGAAGGACAGAAATGAGGCATTATCCAAAATTCATGCAGCAGTCACACCTCTAATTccagccaaaaaataaaaaagagggaagTTCTTGAATTTCCATTAAACATTGCAGTAACAATTCTTATTAAATTTAGCAGCTGATAACCCTTCTTTGTCTCATTCCCAAGGGGTCCCACTCCCAATTTAATTCTCTCTCTCAGCAGAACCAGGCTGGGGGCTCACTTTGCTTTGGGTTTTTGCTCCCTGCAGGCAAACGTTTGCTCGCCCACCCCTTGGAGGCAGACGAGAAGAAAACCGACCCTTGCAACCATCCCAAGCAGCGACACCAACGAAAACCCCGCGTTTTGTTCTCCCAGGCTCAGGTGTTTGAGCTGGAGCGGCGCttcaagcagcagaaatacCTCTCGGCTCCCGAAAGGGAGCACCTGGCCAGCGTGCTCAAGCTCACCTCCACCCAGGTGAAAATCTGGTTCCAGAACCGGCGCTACAAGTGCAAGAGGCAAAGGCAGGACAAATCCCTGGAGCTGGCAGCCcacccgccgccgccgcgcaggGTGGCGGTGCCGGTGCTGGTCAGGGATGGCAAACCCTGTTTTGGGGGGTCCCAGCCTTACCCAGCACCTTATGGCAGCCCGTGCCCCTATAGCAGCTGCTGCGGCTCCTATAGCAGCAGCCCCTATGCTGGGAGCTCTGGGGGGGGCTACGCTGGGGTGCTGTCACCGTGAGCTCGGGCACGGCTCAGCACCAGCCCGTGCACTTGtgagaggggagcagggcttGGGGGTGGCCGAGGAAAGGGACGGGAGCACCCAGAGGAGTTTTGCCAGCACCGCCAGCGGGACGCGGTGCGTCCGGCCCCTCCGCGCAGCCACGGCTCTGCAAAGGAGAtgggggcaccctggggaccccaTCACCGagggcatttatttatttgaatgtaaATGTGTCGGGGTCCGTCCCGTCCCGCTCCCACAGGGGATTTGCTCCGCCAGGAAGACGGTGCAATGCAGTGCAGGGGGCTGTGGACACTGGATTTCTTCCTAAGGACAAGCAGAAAGCAGGGGCTGCATCACTGtgcctttactttttttttttttttttttttttttccatatgaatGCTCTATTTAATGCTTTGAGTTCCTCTAATCTTTTGGGATCCATTTCTGAGTCATATTTCTTAATATCTTACCAGCACAGGTgttcatttctgtctcttttattattatttgctattaaaaaaaacgGTGAAAGTGTGTGGTTTTCCCTCTCCTACCATTCCTCCTTTAGTACTGTAACTTCTCCTTTCCACAATTTGTATCTGAGCATCCAAAAGATggttcaaagggaaaaaaaatgtcagtgctgAACCTAGAGGTGCCCTGAACCAGGATCCATTGGCACCGAGTGCTTTGCTGGGTCGAAGGGCTCTATGTACATTTACATATACATCTCCCTATACATATATTTAAGCTTGAGAATGGGACTCATGAGGTCTGAAGATATAATTTATGGCCCTTCATCTATTGAGAGGGGCTTCCCAAAAGCCCAGGGTCAGGAGATATTTAAAACCCCGGTGTCTGTGGGatccctctgcctcctgcctgctggggtgAGCATGCAGTGCACACCATTGCTTTAAATCCCTCCTATTTTCCACCCAAATTAGAAATTCTCCGCTGCACCAGCCACTGAAAAAGGAGGCAGATCTCTCCCAAAATCAGCCACACTCTCAAATCAGCCGAAATTTCACTCGAGACCAGCGGCAAATTCAGCCCAGTGCAAGAAATTGCCAAGGACGGGGGTTCCCATACTACTTGCCAGCAACGACGCATCCCCAAAACCCCTCTTTTGGACCCAATGGCTCAgttctcagcagctgcagcttaTTCTGTAGccagcaataaaaaggaaaagaggctcgagaaaaagaaatctgtgcaACGAGGCTGCCCAGGACAGACGGAGGTGCTGAGCACACGGAGAGCACCGAGTGTCAGAGTCATGGCAATTCGAAGGTGCAACAGCCCCAGTTTGACTTTGCAGGAAAATGCAATGGGTACGActgaaataaaaggattttctggaaggaaggagACCGCCCAACTTCTGGGCAGCTCACAAATTTTGTTCACATATTTGGGCAAGAGCCCGAAACAGTTGCAAATGcctgaaaaaatgcattttctgactCTCTTCGCAAACCCGCTGAGTTACGggtttttgttgtgttctgttttgttttaatttgttgttcgggaaaattttgttctgttccttcttttttattattatttatttatttatttttggcatcAGCATCACTCCGTGGCTCCTGGTCCACAGCCACCTGCACGGCACCGCTGCGGCGGGGGCATGAGGACAACTGGAAACATCTCTGCTGCGGGGCAGTAACACTGCTGGGCTCCAATTGCTTCATAAATCTTGCCAAATTGCCTTTCCCGGCTGATAAGAGCATAATGAGGCTGAAATATTGAAGCTGCTGAAGTTTTCTGAGCGCACAGCTGCCGTAACCAAACACCTGCCTATAAAGCCCCAGCGAAGTCCTTGGGGGATTTCAGGAAACCTGTGGTTTCCCTTTTTAAGGAAGGCTTTTTTGGAGACACAAGCTCTGCAAAAACAAGTGCAAATAAAGGGGGcactcaaaaaaataataataatcagtgATTAGGGAGCTCAGCCAAGTTTTTTCTTGGAAGCAGCaaggttttgttctttgctgGTGCCTTTGAAGGCAGGGTCTTGCAGGACAAGCGGGAAGGCACTGAGATTCCTTAAATAAATGCTGTCCCATTCCACAGCTGGCTGAGGAATTAGTCTGAGATTTAGGCTTCACATGAATCCTCTGCCCCTTTCTGTGCAATCATTTACTGCTGGATCCGCTCTCCCTGTCTGTTACCTCTCCATCTCCCAGCCCTTCTTAGAGCAGCTTTGTGAAGCTGATGAAAATGTCTTTGCCATTTTCCCAACAGCCTGAAAGCTCACCgaagtgaaatgttttgaagaaaactcTCAAatatggagaagaaaagctttttccactttttttccccGAAAACAACATTCCTCCCCAGAGCTCTAGGGATGGCCCTGGACAAAAAAATCATGCCCAGAAGCTGGAGCAAGCAGAGCGTTGCCCTgctggggtggtggggaggatgcaggagatgctctgctgggctctgttcGCCCACAGCACCCAACCAAGGCTGTGCCAGTGTTTCCCCTtctcaccccaaaaccccaaactGGGATTGTTTCGATCCCATAAAGGATGAACTCACTTGGGCATCTTTCTCTTATCATTTCTAGGAGAAAGGCCATGGGGTGACCTTCTGGCACGGGGGGAAGGTTTGGCAGATCAGTGCGGAAGGGCACCCCGGGGAGAGGCTCTGCACAAGAAGAGGGAGCAGCAAAAAGCCCTGCGGGAGCCAAGACACCACCGAAGGGCGTAGACTCCTGCCTGATCTCCAATCAGGCCCCGGAGGCTTGGCCGCCGGCCGGATAAATGCAGAGCCAGGAGGGTGGGAAGGCGGCGAGCCTGTGGGCAGCgggaggagaaggagatgaGTGCTGGGGTGCTGCCCCTCGGGGGGCAGAAAgcccctggcagcccccagAAGACCGTGCCCACCTCGTCCAGACCCCGGACGTCCTTCCTCATCCAGGACATCCTCTGGgacagggctgagcagagaacACGGGCAGAGCAGAGTGAGAGAAGAGGTTTTGGCAGCCCGgaggatggggagcagggggctgccccaggggacCCCCCCAGGAGCCCTCATGCACCAGgagcctccccagcccagccccacgaTGTGGACGCAGGTAAGGGGATGGGAAGATCCCGCTGAGCTCCGGGGCTGGGAATGGCTCCGGGATGCCCACCCTTGGGTCAGCCGAGGGGCTAGATCCCAACCCGGCTGCTTTGGAGCCAAAAAAATGGGCTTTAAATGCCAGAAGtgcaagagaagcagcagctgcttgcaaaGTTTTCGCCAGGTGCTTCAAGTAAGTCCAAGGACTGGAGCTACCTGTAACTCTGTTTAATAAAAAGCCCATTTCTGTGATAGCCTGGTCCTTGGTGCAGCTGTCAGCacggcgctgctgctgccgctgcacTCTCCGTTTGCTTTCCCGTGTGCTCAGCACCGGTTGcagtgctctgctcctgcctgcagcatcgCACATCGCGTGCTTTAATAATACCCGTCCCGCTCCTCTAGAAACAGCACTGCCAACACCTCCTTCTGGCATGCAACCACTAaatttgcagaagcagcagagcaaaaaaTGGCACTCAGAAGCAACGTGGCTTTGACCAGTGCCTCccgtgcagcaggagcagaagctCTGCCCTCCCATCCTGCAGCGCCTTGCACGAGCCAGGCTGGGCTGCGGCGTCCAAAAAACAACCGTGAACTCCCTAGTGCCTGGCTCTTGCTTTCTAAAAGAGACCTTGCCAGGGGAATTTTGGCTTTACATGTTGATTCTATTAAAACAAACTCCGACATAAAGCAAGTTCTGAAACATCCACCCAGCCGgttattaagaaaaatcattaaaagcCATAGCAAATCTCCCAGAACGCAGCTAGTGTaaatcagcacagctccagggATTTCGGCAGGGCTAGGATGATTTACACAAGCTGGGAGTCAAGCCCATTGTTTCCATCTCGAGCATTATGTTCGCTTCTTAAGAAAATATACTAAGAAATgactaaaggggaaaaaaaaaataatggccTGTTTCCACCGCAAGCTGGGTAATACACGGAGAAAGGAACTAAGTGCCTAAATAAATGGACTTGGGAAGCTTTCACAGCTACAGGTGATGCTTCCCAGGGAGGGGAAGGTTGCAGCTTGTCTTCTGATCTGGTTCGTTGCCCACAGAGAGCCTTCAGGCTGTGGGGTTTTagttaaaaagaagcaaaagctgAGCAAAGGAGGTGACTGGTTAGCTTGAGGATGGaaacttcttttccctttcatggGAAAGGGGAGGTTTCCAAAAAGTGCCCAATGCCATAAAAATCCCAGTGCCATAATGCACGTAACCACAGTACCTCGAGCTTTTAGGCAGAGCTTCACCAGCAGTGAAAATTGTCCctttctgggtttgtttttccttggaTATTTGTGTATATGAATTAAGAGAGGGTGGTATTTGGGAGAAAACAACTCCCTTCTGTGACTTTAATTCAATAAAGTGGGGAGTTCGCTCCATTAGGGAGAGAGATCTCCAGGGTAATGTGAGTATTTTAGTCTATAGAAAAGGAtagaaaatcaataaaaataaaaataaaaataaaaataaaaataaaaataaaaataaaaataaaaataaaaataaaaataaagcaaggaaagaagagaTTTGGGGTAATTAATAAGCAAGGAAGCAAGCGATTTGGGCAAATTCCCAGCAGGTAACTCTCAGccctttcctcctgcagatGCCACGGCGGAGACCCCCCTGTGCAACtgcttccccccaaaaaaatctcTGCCCCGCGCCTCACGAGCCTCCCCCCGGCCGGCGAAACGCTCACGGGCGGCGTTCACCCACAGCCAGGTCCTGGAACTGGAGCGGAAATTCAGCCACCAGAAATACCTGTCGGCCCCGGAGCGAGCCCACCTGGCCCAAAACCTGCAGCTCACCGAGACCCAGGTGAAGATCTGGTTCCAGAACCGGAGGTACAAGACcaagaggaggctggggggatCCGGCCTCGGCGGACTCATGCCCGGGCGCAAAGCGGCCgagccgcccgcagccccgctgctggcGCTGCACGCAGGTGCCCGCTACCTGCCCTGCCTCTACTacctgcagggctggagccctGTGGTGTGGTGAGCACGGAGGCAGGTTTTCATcttcagatgttttatttttccccaccccGTGACGCGTTCTTATTGCTAATGGTGAGTAGGAGAGGGAGAATCCCGAGCCTGTCCGCGGTGCTGCTCGGCATCCTCTAGTTGCAGCCCAAGCCTCTCTcgtttctattattttttagccaaacaaaaagccaaaaaaaaaaataataataataatccccaaagcttttaaaaggGGTCAATCTGCAGCCATAAAATATTGTCTGCTTTTTGGGGGGCAAAAAGCAAGAGCTGCTCTGTCCCCGCAGCAAGAAATTGTCCCCGTGCATCCCTCCATGCTCACACACGTTGACGGGGCAaagagccagcagctgcccccacGCTGCGCCGAGATGGCCTCAGCTCAGCTGCATGGGCCCCATCTGCTGCCATTgcttgattttcatttattagctttaaaaaaaaagcaaaaatatatatatatatattgcatttcTGCCACTGACACCACCGTTTCTCATGGACctcacagctgtatttttttctaagacttCCATGTGCTGTCAGGCAGCACCACTCGCGGTAATGCGTGGGGTTTTGCGGGAGAATCAAGTCCCTTTCTGCTGCAAGCAACCAAAACCTGAAGTGCCTGATGGCCACAGATCTGCTGCTGGGGCCACCCAATGCCACCGGTGCCTTAGCAGCCGTGGGAAGCTGCGCCAGGAACGCAGACAATAGTGCAATGACAGATGAGTTTTGCATATCCGGGTCTTGCTGCTGTTTGAACACTAACATATAagctatttaaaatagcaaCCGCTCAAAGAGTTCaacttttcttagaaaaaacaacagagccCAGCACTTGCCAGTGCcaaggcagcaggaggatggTAACGCCTTTCTTGCAGAGTGGcagaggtggtttttttgtgtgtgtttttgtttttattttttccataattgTGTTGTTTGGGTGCCTGTTCTTGacaaaagagaattaaaaatcacAGTGGTCCaatccctcctgcagcaggggaatacagaaaattagatAAGGGTAAGAAACTGCTGGGCTCCATCCCCTTTAATAAGTTTATTCAGATCGATCTTTTGCTGTGCCGAGGGATCCAGAGCTTGCAAAGCTCATGCATGGACATGGCAAGAGATGAAGCTGCTCAGGGGCAGGGGGatgaggcagggagaggagaatgTGCAAAATGAGCCCTTTGCGGTGGATATTCAGTTGCTAGTGCCATAAAAGCTGTTGGCCCCGACTGAAGGACAACCGCTAGCTTTCTTAATTATCCAAAAGTAACTCCTAATATCTTGAGATAAGGttttctcccagctcctgctctcagaggctgtttttcaaaatcCCCTGGCTCTGTTGCAATGTGtccagctcagccctgctgcttaTCCACTTTGCTCACCCATTTCTGGGAACAAAAGAGCCCTTATGACCTCGAAACCAAGCCCCCCAAGCTCCTGGCATCTGAGAGCCGGGGGAGGACGTCCTGCCCAAATCCACCCTTGGGATGCTGCTGAAAGCAACGTGGAGATGTGATGTTTGCACTAAATGCACCGGGAGAAAATCTGCGGCCACCCCTGAGCTGATTTGCACccagagagggaaaaggatGGGGCTGACACCGCACCCAGAACAGGATGGGGATGCTGTTTTGCTGGGAAGGACCAAACTGGGCccatttttcttcacagctggGAAAATCGGAGAGAAACTCGACTTGTTGGACAGTTCTTTGGGAAAATGTTTGTAgctactttgtttttttccattcgTGGTTTATGACCAGTAAAGCATCCATTtgttgctgcagcagccacctgcTCATACTTAACTTTGCTGATATAAAGACCAGTGCAAATAGTTGCtatttttgtacatattttttgaTACTATTTTATCCGATGTGCATTGTCCTTTGGAATAAAGAGCACAGAATCTTTATTAGGAACAAGCTGCCTCTGTCAGTTCCTTGCTCTGGGTTTGGATTTTCCTCTAATCTCTATTTCTGCCATGAAATCACCCCGACTGTCCCACCTCACAAAAATGCCACCTGCACCAAAATCGCCACTAGCAAATCCCTGCTCACCCCTATTTCTAGGTCTTCAGCACCAAACCCTGCTCCATCACTTGCCCAGCCAGATACTATCACCGAGCATCCCCTAATCTCATTTACTGCCTTATGTCTTAAATCCGATAAGCACAAAGCAGGTGAACGTTTCCCCAAAGGAAGAGTTTATACAGCAAAAGCACTTTCTTTATCACCCCAAATTACCTGCAATCCCACAATTTAAGCACAATCCCCTACAAACACTGCCCAAAGCGCCGGTCCCAGCTTTGATTTCTGGCCCTGCCTTCAATCCCTTGGGTGCAAACAGTCAGCGTTTGGCTTAGCAGGACCCCAAAACCCAACAGtgatgctggggagctgctggcatgCACGTTCCCCCTCAGGACCACTTGTCACCACGCGGGGACAACCTGCAGTCCCAGGCCTGGATGTCAGCTCTTCTCCCTGCCCAAACCCTGCCAACAGCTTTTTCCCTTGCTGCCTCTGCCCTTATCCTCTGCAGTCCCCTGGTGCTTTCTTTACAGAGACTTGCTGTtggtttttctcctttttttttttttcaagcacaaagcagcacacaaaaaaagggcTGTAACATTTTGATAACC
The Cygnus olor isolate bCygOlo1 chromosome 27, bCygOlo1.pri.v2, whole genome shotgun sequence DNA segment above includes these coding regions:
- the NKX3-1 gene encoding homeobox protein Nkx-3.1 — translated: MSAGVLPLGGQKAPGSPQKTVPTSSRPRTSFLIQDILWDRAEQRTRAEQSERRGFGSPEDGEQGAAPGDPPRSPHAPGASPAQPHDVDADATAETPLCNCFPPKKSLPRASRASPRPAKRSRAAFTHSQVLELERKFSHQKYLSAPERAHLAQNLQLTETQVKIWFQNRRYKTKRRLGGSGLGGLMPGRKAAEPPAAPLLALHAGARYLPCLYYLQGWSPVVW
- the NKX2-6 gene encoding homeobox protein Nkx-2.6, yielding MLPTPFSVKDILDLERRSAPGAPGAGAGSSPDGGDAPPRPPPPPPGKRLLAHPLEADEKKTDPCNHPKQRHQRKPRVLFSQAQVFELERRFKQQKYLSAPEREHLASVLKLTSTQVKIWFQNRRYKCKRQRQDKSLELAAHPPPPRRVAVPVLVRDGKPCFGGSQPYPAPYGSPCPYSSCCGSYSSSPYAGSSGGGYAGVLSP